Proteins encoded by one window of Panicum virgatum strain AP13 chromosome 7N, P.virgatum_v5, whole genome shotgun sequence:
- the LOC120681267 gene encoding L-ascorbate oxidase homolog — protein MGILASVNALNLKKKTTTCSCSTWFLDGALFFLLVWLLVVSAAAEGPYRSYDWKVTYGDINPLDTPQQAILINGQFPGPKVECQTDDNLIINVHNNLPEPFLLSWNGLQQRKNSWQDGVSGTNCPIPPGQNFTYHMQAKDQIGSFFYFPSLAFHKAAGGFGAIHIRTRPRIPVPFPPPADEYTLLIGDWYTMNHKDLQGVLDSGRELPFPDGILINGKRSHDGADFTVEQGKTYRLRVSNVGLQNTLNVMIQGHNMTLVEVEGTHTVQNSYTSLDVHVGQSLSVLFTADRPARDYHVVVSTRFANSTLRSTAVVRYAGSSGPAFGSLPAGPGDVEFSLNQARSIRTNLTASGPRRNPQGSYHYGSINVTRTIRLASSSEGLSAGGGERRYAVNGVSFVEADTPLKLADYYNISGVFRLGGIPDAPPPGDDGAAGEVRSETAVMDSDHRSFVEVVLENGEDGVQSWHLDGHSVFVVGMDLGTWSEESRDSYNLVDAISRCTVQVYPRGWTAVLIALDNVGMWNMRSEVWARRYLGQQFYLRVYTPTHSLRDELPIPDNALLCGRAASPSRWRS, from the exons ATGGGGATTTTGGCTTCTGTCAATGCCCTCAACCTCA agaagaagacgacgacttgcAGTTGCAGCACATGGTTTCTTGATGGTG ctctcttctttcttcttgtcTGGTTGCTCGTCgtctccgcggcggcggaaggTCCCTACCGATCCTATGATTGGAAGGTGACCTACGGCGACATAAATCCGCTCGACACTCCACAGCAG GCGATTCTTATCAACGGGCAGTTTCCGGGGCCGAAGGTTGAGTGCCAGACGGATGACAACTTGATCATCAACGTCCACAACAACTTGCCGGAGCCCTTCTTGCTCTCATG GAATGGTTTGCAGCAACGCAAGAATTCGTGGCAAGATGGCGTGTCGGGCACCAATTGCCCGATCCCACCCGGTCAGAACTTCACCTACCATATGCAGGCCAAGGACCAGATCGGCAGCTTCTTCTACTTCCCGTCGCTAGCATTCCACAAGGCCGCCGGTGGCTTCGGCGCCATCCACATCCGCACCCGCCCGCGGATCCCTGTCCCGTTCCCCCCGCCGGCCGACGAGTACACGCTGCTCATCGGTGATTGGTACACCATGAACCACAAG GATCTGCAAGGTGTGCTGGATAGTGGAAGGGAACTGCCTTTCCCTGATGGCATCCTCATCAACGGCAAGAGGAGCCATGACGGTGCAGATTTCACCGTTGAGCAAG GAAAGACGTACAGGCTGCGCGTTTCCAATGTCGGCCTGCAGAACACGCTCAACGTGATGATCCAAGGCCACAACATGACGCTGGTCGAGGTGGAGGGCACCCACACGGTGCAGAACTCCTACACCTCCCTCGACGTCCACGTCGGCCAGTCGCTCTCCGTGCTCTTCACCGCCGACCGCCCCGCCAGGGACTACCACGTCGTCGTCTCCACCCGCTTCGCGAACTCCACCCTCCGCTCCACCGCCGTCGTCCGCTACGCCGGCTCGAGCGGCCCCGCTTTCGGGTCGCTGCCCGCCGGGCCCGGCGACGTCGAGTTCTCTCTCAACCAGGCTCGCTCCATCAGGACGAACCTGACGGCGAGCGGGCCGAGGCGGAACCCGCAGGGCTCGTACCACTACGGCTCCATCAACGTGACCCGCACCATCCGGCTGGCCAGCAGCTCGGAGGGCctgtcggccggcggcggcgagcggaggtACGCGGTGAACGGGGTCTCGTTCGTGGAGGCCGACACGCCGCTCAAGCTGGCGGACTACTACAACATCAGCGGCGTGTTCCGGCTGGGCGGCATCcccgatgcgccgccgccgggcgacgacggcgccgcgggGGAGGTGCGGAGCGAGACGGCCGTCATGGACTCGGACCACCGCTCCTTCGTCGAGGTCGTGCTCGAGAACGGCGAGGACGGCGTCCAGAGCTGGCACCTCGACGGCCACAGCGTGTTCGTCGTCGG AATGGACTTGGGGACATGGAGCGAGGAGAGCAGGGATAGCTACAACCTCGTGGACGCCATCTCGCGGTGCACCGTGCAG GTGTACCCAAGGGGGTGGACGGCGGTTCTGATCGCGCTGGACAACGTGGGGATGTGGAACATGAGATCGGAGGTGTGGGCGCGGCGGTACCTGGGCCAGCAGTTCTACCTCCGGGTGTACACGCCGACGCACTCGCTGCGCGACGAGCTCCCCATCCCGGACAACGCGCTCCTctgcggccgcgccgcctccccgtcCCGCTGGCGCAGCTAA
- the LOC120683276 gene encoding uncharacterized protein LOC120683276, with protein MAGYRRTISFPAPKPAADAFLALSAASDKLAAYRVRSASLPCRFHPLLLQLDDDVAALRLVTGQSPPCPPAPTASAVSAAASQVGRVLVSLSDLLRHPQAQEPLRRLARSPLADRLLDDFLRLADAHDSFRQALVALASLQTETRAALRRGDPARLASAARAQRRAGQDLPRLAASVRAVAARAPAPLPEDLPADTAALAAAVADATVAVASGSAAVFSGLSSLSNSTASARVEVASTPCWATAPAKLAGSSDAPRTSHHRIWWVADLVRWMSRAKRRSAEKQNGGGDEDESSTAHLRPEARMKPEERARKAALELHENLERCIASVDASGEKVFRALVNSRVSLLNILSPSF; from the coding sequence ATGGCCGGGTACCGCCGCACCATCTCGTTCCCGGCGCCGAAGCCCGCGGCGGACGCCTTCCTCGCGCTGTCGGCCGCGAGCGACAAGCTGGCCGCGTACCGCGTCCGCTCCGCCAGCCTCCCCTGCCGCTTCCacccgctgctgctgcagctcgacgacgacgtcgccgcGCTGCGCCTCGTCACCGGCCAGTCGCCGCCCTGCCCGCCCGCGCCCACGGCGTCGGCCGtgtccgccgcggcctcgcagGTGGGGCGGGTCCTCGTCTCGCTCTCCGACCTGCTGCGCCACCCGCAGGCGCAGGAGCCGCTGCGCCGCCTCGCGCGGTCGCCGCTCGCGGACCGCCTGCTCGACGACTtcctccgcctcgccgacgCGCACGACAGCTTCCGCCAGGCGCTCGTCGCGCTCGCGTCGCTCCAGACCGAGACGCGCGCCGCGCTGCGCCGCGGCGACCCCGCCAGGCTCGCGTCCGCGGCGCGCGCCCAGCGGCGCGCCGGGCAGGACCTCCCGCGCCTCGCTGCCTCCGTGCGCGCCGTGGCTGCCAGGgcccccgcgccgctccccgAGGACCTCCCCGCCGACACCGCGGcgctcgcggccgcggtcgccgacgcgaCCGTCGCCGTGGCATCCGGCTCCGCGGCCGTCTTCTCCGGCCTCTCCTCGCTCTCCAACTCCACGGCCTCCGCCCGCGTCGAGgtcgcctccacgccgtgctgGGCCACCGCCCCGGCGAAGCTCGCCGGCTCGTCAGACGCGCCGAGAACCAGCCACCACCGCATTTGGTGGGTGGCCGACCTCGTGCGCTGGATGTCGCGCGCCAAGCGGCGGTCCGCCGAGAAGCAGAACGGCGGGGGCGACGAGGACGAGTCCTCCACCGCGCACCTCCGGCCCGAGGCCCGCATGAAGCCCGAGGAGCGGGCGCGGAAGGCTGCACTCGAGCTCCACGAGAACTTGGAGCGCTGCATCGCCAGCGTCGACGCCAGCGGCGAGAAGGTGTTCCGAGCACTGGTCAACAGCAGAGTGTCCTTGCTCAACATCCTGAGCCCGAGTTTCTGA
- the LOC120683272 gene encoding putative cis-zeatin O-glucosyltransferase, producing MESVAVVSVPFPAQGHLNQLLHLSLQLAARGLPVHYAAPAEHVRQARARVHGWGDDALRRVQFHELAISEYVSPPPDPAAGSPFPSHLIPLWEAFTASAPAPVAALLQEASASHRRVVVLYDLVNGFVAEEAARLPNGEGYALHCSAVSAIVGQVEEGGRLLRERGLEYLPIDPYLTEEFMEYLHKRTRTEQSMVVGAGLLANSCRALEGDFIDFLAQQMAAGGKKLFAIGPLNPLLDAGAPEQSSRSRHGCLRWLNEQPPASVLYVSFGSMSSLRGEQIEELAAALRGSNQRFIWVLRDADRANVFADDGESRHARLLAEFTKQIDGRGLVITGWAPQLDILAHPVTAAFVSHCGWNSTMESISHGKPILAWPMHSDQPWDAELVCKYLKTGFLVRPWEKHAEVIPAATIQQVIERMMVSEEGFAVRQRAVALGEAVRASAVAGGSSQNDLEDFIAHITR from the coding sequence ATGGAATCCGTCGCCGTCGTGTCGGTGCCGTTCCCGGCGCAGGGCCACCTGAACCAGCTCCTGCACCTGTCGTTGCAGCTCGCGGCGCGGGGGCTGCCCGTGCActacgcggcgccggcggagcacGTCCGCCAggcccgcgcgcgcgtgcacGGCTGGGGCGACGACGCGCTCCGCCGCGTCCAGTTCCACGAGCTCGCCATCTCCGAGTacgtctcgccgccgccggatcccgccGCGGGCTCGCCCTTCCCGTCGCACCTCATACCCCTGTGGGAGGCCTTCACCGCCAGCGCGCCCGCCCCGGTCGCGGCGCTCCTCCAAGAGGCCTCCGCCTCCCACCGTCGCGTCGTGGTCCTGTACGACCTCGTCAACGGCTTCGTCGCCGAAGAGGCTGCGCGGTTGCCCAACGGAGAGGGGTACGCGCTGCACTGCTCCGCCGTCTCGGCCATCGTCGGGCAGGTGGAAGAAGGGGGCAGGCTTCTGCGCGAGCGCGGGCTCGAGTACCTCCCCATCGACCCCTACCTGACGGAGGAGTTCATGGAGTACCTCCACAAACGGACGAGGACGGAGCAATCCATGGTTGTCGGCGCCGGCTTGCTCGCCAACTCGTGCCGCGCGCTCGAGGGCGATTTCATCGATTTTCTAGCCCAGcaaatggcggccggcggcaagaaGTTGTTCGCCATCGGGCCGTTAAACCCGCTGCTGGACGCGGGCGCGCCCGAGCAGAGCAGCAGAAGCCGGCACGGGTGCCTCCGATGGCTCAACGAACAGCCGCCGGCATCCGTGCTCTACGTGTCGTTTGGCTCCATGTCCTCGCTGCGCGGCGAACAAATCgaagagctcgcggcggcgctgcgcggcaGCAACCAGCGCTTCATCTGGGTCCTCCGCGACGCCGACCGTGCCAACGTGTTCGCGGACGATGGCGAGAGCCGGCACGCCAGGCTGCTCGCCGAGTTCACCAAGCAGATCGATGGCAGAGGGTTGGTGATCACCGGGTGGGCGCCGCAGCTGGATATCCTGGCTCACCCTGTCACGGCGGCGTTTGTGAGccactgcgggtggaactcgacGATGGAGAGCATCAGCCACGGGAAGCCCATCCTGGCGTGGCCCATGCACTCCGACCAGCCCTGGGACGCGGAGCTCGTGTGCAAGTACCTCAAGACCGGCTTCCTGGTGAGGCCATGGGAGAAGCACGCCGAGGTGATTCCGGCGGCGACCATACAGCAGGTGATCGAGAGGATGATGGTCTCTGAGGAAGGGTTCGCGGTGCGGCAGCGTGCAGTGGCGCTCGGTGAGGCCGTCCGTGCGTCCGCGGTTGCGGGCGGGTCATCCCAAAATGACCTTGAGGACTTCATTGCTCACATCACAAGGTAA
- the LOC120683278 gene encoding lysine histidine transporter-like 8 → MPSTLKHPSHVPMWKGVKVAYAIVALCFYPLAIGGFWAYGNQIPPNGILSALYKFHSHDVSRLVLGITTLLVIINCLTTFQIYAMPVYDNMEAGYVHRKNRPCPRWLRSGFRAFFGAVNFLIAVALPFLSELAGVLGGIALPVTLAYPCFMWVAIKKPRKGTATWNVNWALGILGMSISFVLIVGNLWGLVEKGLRVKFFKPADVQ, encoded by the exons ATGCCGTCGACTCTGAAGCATCCTTCACATGTGCCCATGTGGAAGGGCGTCAAGGTAGCCTACGCCATCGTTGCGCTCTGCTTCTACCCCCTGGCCATCGGTGGCTTCTGGGCCTACGGAAACCAG ATCCCTCCGAACGGCATCCTGAGCGCCCTGTACAAGTTCCACAGCCACGATGTGTCCCGGCTGGTGCTGGGGATCACCACGCTGCTGGTGATCATCAACTGCCTGACCACGTTCCAGATCTACGCCATGCCCGTGTACGACAACATGGAGGCCGGGTACGTGCACCGGAAGAACCGTCCGTGCCCCCGGTGGCTGCGCTCGGGCTTCCGCGCCTTCTTCGGCGCCGTCAACTTCCTCATCGCCGTCGCGCTGCCGTTCCTgtcggagctcgccggcgtcctgGGAGGGATCGCGCTTCCCGTCACGCTGGCGTACCCGTGCTTCATGTGGGTGGCCATCAAGAAGCCGCGCAAGGGCACGGCGACGTGGAACGTCAACTGGGCTCTGGGCATCCTCGGGATGAGCATAAGCTTTGTGCTCATAGTCGGGAACCTCTGGGGTCTCGTGGAGAAAGGCTTGCGTGTCAAGTTCTTCAAGCCTGCGGATGTCCAGTGA